In Trichomycterus rosablanca isolate fTriRos1 chromosome 4, fTriRos1.hap1, whole genome shotgun sequence, one DNA window encodes the following:
- the LOC134312339 gene encoding cytochrome b5 domain-containing protein 1 — MRGKIYFTPNEVSMHNTIGDLWVSYLGRVYNLTPVVEKYKGDVLLKPIIECAGKDISHWFDPKTKDIVTHIDPLTGCVKYYTPRGRFVHVPPACPRTDWVNDFGKPWWKDAQYQVGLLSAKTRWIRIINTLTSQEQRLEVCAEETLSDILERYLRYNSHASSYTWKHNGLNLDMNKTLSENGITDEDEEFDQCRLDRDLFTPSLLLYFNDDLTEL, encoded by the exons atgcgCGGCAAAATATATTTTACACCGAATGAAGTATCCATGCACAACACAATAGGAGACCTGTGGGTATCATATCTGGGCAGAGTTTACAACCTCACACCTGTGGTAGAAAAATACAAAG GTGATGTTCTTTTGAAACCAATAATTGAATGTGCTGGGAAGGATATTAGTCACTGGTTTGACCCAAAAACAAAAGAT ATTGTTACCCATATTGACCCATTAACTGGCTGTGTAAAGTACTACACCCCCAGAGGACGTTTTGTGCATGTGCCCCCTGCATGTCCTCGCACTGACTGGGTGAATGATTTTGGAAAGCCATGGTGGAAAGATGCCCAATATCAGGTGGGCCTTCTGTCAGCCAAGACCCGCTGGATCCGCATCATCAACACACTCACCTCACAGGAACAGAGGCTAGAG GTTTGTGCTGAGGAGACTCTGAGTGACATTTTGGAGCGATACCTGCGCTACAACTCCCATGCATCCAGCTACACCTGGAAACACAATGGTTTAAATCTAGACATGAATAAGACTCTGAGTGAGAATGGCATAACGGATGAGGATGAGGAATTCGACCAGTGTCGCCTGGATCGCGACCTCTTCACACCATCTCTGTTGCTGTACTTTAATGATGACCTCACTGAACTCTAA